From the Argentina anserina chromosome 3, drPotAnse1.1, whole genome shotgun sequence genome, the window TAAAGCTCCGTATATATACACAGTTGACATAGAGATTTCAAACTGTTGCATGGCGCTTATAATTCAACCATTTCAACGTTCAAACCAATTGGCATGTGTGTGAGTCAAATCAAACATTGCTGCCTATATACAGTTGGTCTTATTATATGGATGTATTACTTTTGCCTCCCAAGGTTTAAGAATATGGTTCAGAAGTTAATAGCACACCCCTACTCGGTAGTTGCAGAACCGCATTTGAGGGGTAACACTAAAATGTGATTCATGCGAAGCTAACCAAAGTGATCCCCGGCTTCACATCAAACCCTGTAACGAAAATGGTTTGAGATATGTCTCATACGAGCCGGTTATCATCTTTCTAAGAAAACTGAAAACGTTTTCGCTCCAAATAGTGAGATATCTTAGATATTTTTAGTACATTTGTAAGAATGATCTAATCATTATAGGGTTTTTCATACACATGTCTGTTCGGTAAAACTGGCAATATATTCTTGATACTATTCAAATGATTAAGACGACTTTGGATTTGAAAGTTGAATTGGACAAGATGATATTCTGAAGCGGGCGCTCTCAAAAGTTTTAACGATGCAAAGCCTAATGAAAAGCGTGGTAAAAGACCACAAAATAGTCCTGTTGTTCTGAACAAACAAATCAATTCTTGCAAGTGGAAATTAATTGTCGCAATAAAGAGGGTAGATAACTGGATAACATCCGAACATGTCTCTTATTGCATAAGAATTTGAACATTGTGTAATTGACCAGCTCCAGATTTCATCTAAATTTGTCTAAACGTGTTATAGTTCCTATGCTTTTCTACGTTTGGTGAAGCATATAGATAAACAGACCAATTAATTAACACGGGTTATATAATGAAAACAAAGAGAATCATCAATATCAAACAATATAGGCAGATGATATGTACATGTAAATATTGGAAGCTTGATAACAATCCTGGAATTCATACAACTCAAGAAAATAACAAGACAACAAAACTTTTCAAAGGAAACTAGCTAATACCATTCATGAAGCCAGAATGGTTTCTTCTTGAATATTACAATACAAACATCAGTGACATAATACTCTATTGATCCCCATCTAACCACCTCTATACTGCAGAGCCGCCAGTGTTGATCGTCGCCTCGGATCATGGCTACCTGATCGGATTGCTAACCGTTTAGGAACGcgaagatgaggaagaagatgaagaagaaatgaGCAATCACCATGCTTGCTGAGAGCTTGGAAGAGCACAAAGCTGTATGTCAAAGAAACTAAGACAGAGCTGGCTGGCCCCTATatcagtttatatatatatatatatatattcatatacatAATATGTTGGACATAGAGAAGGAAGCATCACCAAcataaattcaattaaaattcGAGATGTGCAACCCtgctaaatttcaaaatttgaaaaatgccAGATCTGATATTTGATGGGTTGCTTTGGATGTTCATGGTTTTTATTCCTGAGCTTTTGAGGGTATATTTTAACCGTTGCAGCAACCTTCAATTATTAGAATTTAGAAGCCAACTGTCGTAAGGAGTGGTTGCACATGATCTGATGCCAACGTTTGTGCACTTTTTTATCAAAGACCAAATTTGTATACCTACAGGTCTTCCATTATTCCCAAAAATATCTATGACATGATACCATCAAAGGATCAAATTAGAAACCACCAAGTGTTTGAATACGACTCACAGATATTATGGGTAGCGTGATATGTTTAATTATGTTTTGTTCTACATTGCAATAGGAGAAACTTTTGTTCTCTTTGGAGTTTGGAGTTGCTTGTAAATATAGCAAGTGTTTTCAAAATATCAAAGATATTTTTTGTAGCTTGATTGCTTTTTGAGTTACCGTCTTAAACTTGAGGTCTAGCTAATCTTTATTCCGGCTGTAAATTGTAAACTAATTCGATCCTTTTAGGTATCATTAATAACAAACTAGTTATAACTCATCATTAGTTAGATTTTACCAACTAAATATAGCTTTCACTGTTAGAGATGCCATATAAACTTGTTACACAACATAACCAGCTTCCTTTGGCGATTTGCTGTAAACAATTATGTTAACTTCTGTTAGATATCATGTGTGTAGGAGATGAGTTGACGCGGTTTGGGTTTGTATACAGTAAAACCGCTATAACTTAATAGGTTTTcggaattgagaaaatttattatttgaataagatattaatatattaataaattaataatttattaatttacaaggtattaaatattttgtttcactttttcaaagaaaaaagttttattttttgttcatGCACCACATTGTTGGATTTATCACAGATAacattgttcaaaatattatgttgttcgatgtattgtattattttatttgacaATCAAAAAAATTCTTCAACGAAAATCCTCATAcacataaaatttattatataaattatatcattattaatttatatatttgatggggtctatatgaattctcaaatttctattatcttataaatttagcgaaatattaatttaacacGTTAGCCCCGAGTCAGGACCTACAAAAAGTATTATCTTAACgatgttattaattaatcgggtATTAATTTAACAAGGTTCTACCATAATTAACCTACTTGTAATTTAACCTTTTGAAGGCGCATGACGTTGCAATTTTGGTTGTTTAGAGATTTGGTTAAAAGTGAAAAGTAATTGGAGACAGTAAAACATAAAATGATTAGCTAGAATTGAAGGATAGATGGCATACTGTAACTGTCAAACAGCTGACCTGTAAATCTGAAGAGGGGCTTAtgggagaaattattatatatatctgcCACATATCTCATGTGGCGTATAcccttaatgttattggtatatttttactgtgtttgtttctgattagttatttatatgtaaataaatttttgtcatttttacCGCGTGCATGTCAATTATACTTTCGTAATATGATTAACTAggtacaccacatgacagtgacacgtagtgtgataggtagacATAATAATTACTCGGCTTCTGGTTTAAGATATAAAGCGTGTTTCCAATCCCTTTTCATCACTAGTTTGTTTCCCTAagcttttaagttttaacctCTTCAGCTCGTGGTCGTGGTCATGGTCTCTGTTTTTCCACCATCAAGAAAAACAACCAAGCTTTGAACTTTAACAATCTTTCTGGGTGTTTTCCCACTACAATTGTTcctttattgtactacaaagGTTGGTGTTTTAGCTTTTTTGTTCAGAAAGTTGTAAACTTGTATCATAATGCTTCATGTTTCTAGGCAGATTTGATCTGGGCTGTGTATAATATGATAAATTTCGGTGATAATTGTTGAACCGGGTTTTCTGGAATTTGTATCTTAGAGAAGCATTGTTGGATTCAGCTTTTCTGTCTGGATTTGTTACTACTCTCCTTCATTATGTGGTGATTGGATTTGTAAAACAGATGCACTGTAGTTTCTGGGTATTTGATTTGAGGGTGTTTGCCACCAACGATCTTGTGTTCCATATAATTTCTATGATATGTAGAAATAGTTAGGACTGCTGAAGATTGTAATTACTAAGTTGATGTCTAACATTCGAAGTAGTATAAACCTTTGATTGAATCGCATATTCCTAAGAGGATATGCTTTTGGAAGGCTTGAACAGATTTGAGATAGATATAACACGACCCATAATTTCTCATCAGGATCGGTTTAGTAGGTTGCCTCTAGTGGAGTTTAAAGACGTAGTTTTTAGTTGGTCGGATTATTTCTACTTATTTTATTCATGTTAGAAGAATGTCTTTGCCCGGATACGATGAGGTTGGAACTTGTGTCACACTTTATAATGATTGGTTCATGGAATAAGAAATTATGGGAAGGAAAGCCAAACCAAGAATGCTAATTCAATGGGTTAGGCTGTATCACCTGCACTTCTGCTGCTCTTGCGATGTATAAAAGTCCCTATTATTGCTTATTTTCTTGAAAGTAAACGGTAAAATTTCGTTAAATTAAtacttgattaattaataatctcgTTAAGATAATATTTTTTACAAATCATGATTCGGGACTAACgtgttaaattaatatttcattaaatttgtaagataataaaatttgagaattcatatagaccccatcgaatatataaattaataatgatataatttatgtgataaattttacatttatgaggattttcattgaagaattttgttgatttaatcattatcaaataaaataatacaatacatcggacaacataatattttgaacaatggTATCTGTGATAAATCTAACAATGTGGTACATGAACAAAAAGTaaaacttttttctttgaaaaagtgaaagaaaatatttattataccttgataaattaataaattattaattaattgataaattaataagttattaattaattaataaattaatatattgttaatttatcgatatattaatatctcgctaaaataataaattttcttaGTCTCGAgcctattaatttatagaggtttCACCGTACCTTTTCCTGATGTAGAATTGCTTTCACATTCACTTTCTGCTACTGAATTTATTTTTGTCGTTACCAGTTACTTAAAAAGCCTGCGTAGATGGTCGTCAAACCTTTTACTGTGGACTTTGATAAGCCTCTCGTCTTCCAGGTTACAATGCTCTACTGATGTTCTACTAATCTACATTTTACTCTTTTGTGCATGCTTATTATGTGTAAATTGTTTACCCATACGTATGATTCTTCATCCTTCATCCAATGAGTTTGGTGCTATGTTtctacatgtaaatttccagtaACACAATGGAGTAGTTgttatcttttttcttttctggttGTTAAGATTACACTGCCTTGCTGTTTGAAATTTATTTCATAATTACTTTCAATTCTCGCCAAGTTAATTTAAGATCCAGTAGTTGAAGGGTGGCAGAGGCTTAGCTTGACTTCCTCCATATATTTGTATTCCAATAGGCATTAGAAACAATGGTATAAacgatttcttttttttcttacattGCTATTTGCTAATGTTACCAGttatttttgaaattcaaGCTTTCGAAACAAACCGTCTGAACAGCCTGTAGAGAAAAAGCAAACTGCTTAAaagcaaggttctaaaaaacgctaggcgttaatcgggcggacagctaaaaatcagcgcccagaggattaatcggagattaatcggggattaattGGCCCAAAATCTAGGTGGCGAAGGATCTCCGAGCGCCTAGGCGCCGCttaggcggtcctaggcggggatttttagaacattgcttAAAAGACAAGTATCGATGATAGACATATTGTAATTTACTTAGTTTTGAACGCCTTTTCTCCTTTGAACTTCAGACCTACTATCTGAGGACATTTAtttcaattataattttttttttgcgattaaattttttattagtaATTCATCTCACTTTGACCTTCTACACCCTTGGAACTTTATAGGTTGGTTATAGGTTGGTCATCTTGGCAAAGGTTACAATGAATGGGTTCACCAACCTATTGTCAGCAAAGAAGGCCCCAGATTTTTTGGAAATTACTATTTGGAGGTGTTACTTTAAATTCCTGCACTcgtataaattttaaaaggcACAAAATACCAGATCCCACATAACTAAGTGCATCCAATATTGTGTGGAAGTATAtagtcacaactcacaagtaATACATCTTGCTGTATATACTTAAAATGTGGATTTGGAAAACCTTCTTTTTGCAGTAAAAATTATGATGAGTAGGATTATATGTAGGGCATAAACCGAATTAAACAAGCAAAACCGACCGAACTGAACTGAAAATATGGTTCGGATAACCGAACCGAAGAGATGTAGtttaaaaatgaagaaaaccgaaccgaaaccgGTTTAAACGGTTTGAAAATGGCTTACGTGATCAAATTAACCGAtttaaaaccgaaccgaccgaatttaatttaatgatttaaaaaataataaataatggatattagtacaaaaaataacaaaacataacatagaAGGTTGTCTAGTGCAGTTGGTAGAGCGCATAGTTGTTATATTCTAGGTCAGGAGTTTGAATCCCAACATTAacattttgatgttttattgaaaatctatcaaaatgagaaaaatataatctttacatagttattAATGAGACGTGCGTGTGATGTACTAATTTGTGACATCATCTTTGAGTAGGAATTTGAGTCTCAtctcttgaaaaaaaaaatacgtaTAAGGTgtgaaccgaaaccgaaccgaatttcgGTTAAACCGATTGTTTTAGTTCAGATTAATTTGACTCGGTAAATAGTTTGAATTTCTAAAAAACCGATTAAAGTGGTTCGGTTTCGATTTTAactaaaaaccgaaccgaaccgatatATGTCCAGCCCTATTTATATGCTTGAGCACTTTAACTATAGAGCATATGTTATCATAGAATGGCAAACAAGCATTAATAAATGATAATGTTTATATAAGATATTCGTATTCTTGACTCTTGTATTGGAACTCCTAAAATCCAAGTCTAAATGCTGTGtaccagttttttttttttaaataaatcgGATCAGCAATTCTGTCATGATGCATTTTAAGTCGGTTCAAGTGTTTCTATTCTTCTCATTGATACTGTTGTGGCCGTTTATTAACCCATTAACTTGAAACAGCTCTTGACCCGCACGACATGGTGGGTGATTCCAATTGTTTGGCTGCCTGTAGTATCCTGGTCAGTCTTCATGTCTTTTAGAACGGGGCTTACATTACCACAGGTAGCTTTATCAGTGGTTGGTGGCATCTTTATTTGGACATTGACGGAGTACGTTATGCATCGCTTCCTTTTTCATATGAAAACAACAAGCTATTGGTTGGTTCTCTATCCATGTCTgccatctcttccccccgcctTTTTGCTGCATTGGCAGCACACTTAATTTGGTCACTTTTTGTAGGGGAAATACCATTCATTATTTACTTCATGGTTGCCATCACAAGCACCCTATGGATGGGATGCGCCTTGCTTTCCCCCCTGCAGCAACAGCTATTTTTTGTGTGCCGGTATGATCCATATTACAATTTCATATAGGTTTTACCATCGTAATTATATCTGAACGGGAGACGAAATTACATGATACTCAATTGAACTAATattttggtgaaaaaaatcTTATCACTTTGATAAAAATTGGCTAACAAGATTCTCATCAATTTGAGGGTGTTCTATTAGTTTTGGTCCAAAATTGATCTTGTGTATATTTACTACTGTCCGCTGATCCTGATATATCTTGGGATATGTCTGCTAGTTTTGGATTATGTTTAGGCTTTTATCACCTCCGTTAGTTGCTCCGGCTTTGTTTGGAGGAACCTTATTGGGATATGTTGCATATGATGTTATTCATTACTACCTGCACCATGGGAAGCCATCCAATAGATTGACTCAAGATCTGATGGTAATAACAACTTGAAGACTACTAAACACATCCCGTCCTTGTGCACTTGTTCTGTCATGATAGCAGTTTCAATGTCTTTGTAAATATCTGTGTTTGTGTTGACAGAAATCTCACTTGAACCATCACTTCAGAGTTCAAAGTAAGGGATTCGGGCTCACTTCCACCTTATGGGACAATGTTTTCGGAACAGTGCCTTCAACAAAAGATGCAGAGAAAATGAGTAACCAGTAGCACTGGCTGGGTAAGATGGATCTTCTTGTTACTATGTAGTTACTAGTAAGTCTTTCTGCCTCTCATATATCAATTTCTAGCAACATCTTGCATTATTTTCTTCTAAATAGCAACTGGACCGCTGGAGTCAAGTTATTTGCCATAGAAAACTTTTCTGCAAACCCAAAAATGATCTGGAAGATAAAAAATGATCTGGTGCATTGTACAGTAAACTTCTTTAAGTACTATCTATACAATTTCAACAACGTGACCACCTAGAGAACAAATTGAACAATATCTTGCTGATTAAGTGCAGTTCACATTTGATTTTAACTGCTGAACAACTGCAGTATCAGGAGCTATGGAACAGGACCGGAAGAAGACAGAGTCCTCATGAATAAATGAAAACCTTCTGGCTGCTTTGGATATGTAACATTGTTGATGGCATGGGGTTTTGTTGCTTTGGCTCCAATATTATTGTCTTGTATCATGTGTGCTTGTTACTTTAGTAATTTGTAGATCAATGTTCATCCCTATGCCGTCTATCACTTTTCTGCTTCCAATTTGATAGAATTTGAGTAGTGTAGAGGCATATCAGTTGCATATCCAAACTTGGAATTGGGAGACAAACCTTTAAGCAGCCAAGTTGGtgggaagaaaagaagagcaGTACCGCCAGTACGTGCTTGGTTTTGTATTGATAAAGAACTCCAAAATGAAACTAGGGAACaatgtgatgatgcatgacgAGGTTGCTAAGATGTTTTACACTGGTGGTTTATCATTTAATCTTACAAGAACTTCAGACGGAACTCATTTATGTTCTAATCATTTCATCTTGCAAGAAACTCACACGGAACTCATATGTTCTAATC encodes:
- the LOC126787928 gene encoding dihydroceramide fatty acyl 2-hydroxylase FAH1-like codes for the protein MVVKPFTVDFDKPLVFQVGHLGKGYNEWVHQPIVSKEGPRFFGNYYLELLTRTTWWVIPIVWLPVVSWSVFMSFRTGLTLPQVALSVVGGIFIWTLTEYVMHRFLFHMKTTSYWGNTIHYLLHGCHHKHPMDGMRLAFPPAATAIFCVPFWIMFRLLSPPLVAPALFGGTLLGYVAYDVIHYYLHHGKPSNRLTQDLMKSHLNHHFRVQSKGFGLTSTLWDNVFGTVPSTKDAEKMSNQ